One segment of Mastomys coucha isolate ucsf_1 unplaced genomic scaffold, UCSF_Mcou_1 pScaffold23, whole genome shotgun sequence DNA contains the following:
- the Usp19 gene encoding ubiquitin carboxyl-terminal hydrolase 19 isoform X4, whose amino-acid sequence MSAGASAAGPRRGPPGLEEATSKKKQKDRANQESKDGDPGRVSIPRKEPTKDELLLDWRQSADEVIVKLRVGTGPVRLEEVDAAFTDTDCVVRLPDGRQWGGVFFAEIQSSCAKVQARKGGLLQLALPKKVPLLTWPSLLKPLGTQELVPGLRCQENGQELSPIALEPGSEPRRAKQEARNQKRAQGRGEVGSGAGPGAQAGPSAKRAVHLRRGPEGEGSMDGPGPQGDAPSFLSDSATQVEAEEQLHVPPVTPQTSLLGSEKNLALLTVEKTVSPRNDPVAPVMVRNRDHEKDDHIKEEMAVGADSAALVEEPESMVNLAFVKNDSYEKGPDSVVVHVYVKEIRRDTSRVLFREQDFTLIFQTRDGNFLRLHPGCGPHTIFRWQVKLRNLIEPEQCTFCFTASRIDICLRKRQSQRWGGLEAPATRGAVGGAKVAVPTGPTPLDSTPPGGGPHPLTGQEEARAVEKEKPKARSEDSGLDGVVARTPLEHVAPKPEPHLASPKPTCMVPPMPHSPVSGDSVEEDEEEEKKVCLPGFTGLVNLGNTCFMNSVIQSLSNTRELRDFFHDRSFEAEINYNNPLGTGGRLAIGFAVLLRALWKGTHQAFQPSKLKAIVASKASQFTGYAQHDAQEFMAFLLDGLHEDLNRIQNKPYTETVDSDGRPDEVVAEEAWQRHKMRNDSFIVDLFQGQYKSKLVCPVCAKVSITFDPFLYLPVPLPQKQKVLPIFYFAREPHSKPIKFLVSVSKENSSASEVLDSLSQSVHVKPENLRLAEVIKNRFHRVFLPSHSLDAVSPTDVLLCFELLSPELAKERVVVLEVQQRPQVPSIPISKCAACQRKQQSEDEKLKRCTRCYRVGYCNQFCQKTHWPDHKGLCRPENIGYPFLVSVPASRLTYARLAQLLEGYARYSVSVFQPPFQPGRMALESQSPGCTTLLSGSSLEAGDSEREPFQPSELQLVTAVAEGDTGAHRLWPPAERGPVPSTSGISSEMLASGPIEDCSLLAGERVSRPEAAVPGYQHSSESMNTHTPQFFIYKIDASNREQRLEDKGETPLELGDDCSLALVWRNNERLQEFVLVASKELECAEDPGSAGEAARAGHFTLDQCLNLFTRPEVLAPEEAWYCPQCKQHREASKQLLLWRLPNVLIVQLKRFSFRSFIWRDKINDLVEFPVRNLDLSKFCIGQKEEQLPSYDLYAVINHYGGMIGGHYTACARLPNDRSSQRSDVGWRLFDDSTVTTVDESQVVTRYAYVLFYRRRNSPVERPPRAGHSEHHPDLGPAAEAAASQASRIWQELEAEEEMVPEGPGPLGPWGPQDWVGPPPRGPTTPDEGCLRYFVLGTVAALVALVLNVFYPLVSQSRWR is encoded by the exons ATGTCTGCCGGGGCCAGTGCTGCAGGCCCCAGGAGGGGGCCTCCAGGATTAGAAGAGGCCACTAgtaagaagaaacagaaggatcgAGCAAACCAGGAGAGTAAAGATGGAGATCCTGGGAGAG TGTCCATCCCTCGAAAGGAGCCGACCAAAGATG AACTGTTGCTCGATTGGAGGCAGAGTGCAGATGAGGTGATTGTTAAGCTGCGGGTGGGAACAGGTCCTGTGCGTCTGGAGGAAGTAGATGCCGCTTTCACAGACACGGACTGTGTGGTGAGGCTTCCAG ATGGTCGGCAATGGGGTGGTGTCTTCTTTGCTGAAATACAAAGTTCTTGCGCCAAAGTACAGGCTCGCAAGGGTGGTCTTCTGCAGTTAGCACTACCCAAGAAGGTGCCTCTGCTCACATGGCCCTCTCTCCTG AAACCACTAGGGACCCAAGAGCTGGTGCCAGGGTTGCGGTGCCAGGAGAATGGGCAAGAGCTGTCTCCCATTGCCCTGGAGCCAGGCTCTGAGCCTCGCAGAGCTAAACAGGAAGCCCGAAACCAGAAGCGGGCCCAGGGCCGTGGTGAGGTAGGCTCAGGGGCTGGCCCTGGGGCACAGGCAGGGCCCAGTGCCAAGAGGGCTGTTCATCTCCGCAGAGGGCCAGAAGGGGAAGGGTCCATGGATGGCCCTGGCCCCCAGGGTGATGCCCCATCCTTCCTGTCTGACTCAGCTACCCAG GTTGAGGCTGAGGAGCAGCTCCATGTTCCACCAGTGACCCCTCAAACAAGTCTCTTGGGCTCAGAGAAGAATTTAGCCCTTCTGACAGTAGAGAAGACAGTGTCCCCCAGGAATGACCCAGTCGCCCCGGTCATGGTCCGGAACAGAGACCATGAGAAAGACGACCACATCAAAGAGGAGATGGCAGTTGGAGCTGATTCTGCAGCCTTAGTGGAGG AACCAGAGTCTATGGTGAACCTGGCATTTGTCAAGAATGACTCGTATGAGAAGGGTCCGGattcagtggtggtgcacgtgtATGTGAAGGAGATCCGCAGAGACACCTCTCGAGTACTTTTCCGAGAGCAGGACTTCACGCTGATCTTCCAGACCAG GGATGGAAACTTTCTGAGGCTGCATCCGGGCTGTGGGCCCCACACCATCTTCCGCTGGCAGGTGAAGCTCAG GAACTTGATTGAACCAGAGCAGTGTACGTTCTGTTTCACGGCCTCTCGAATCGATATCTGCCTCCGGAAGCGGCAGAGTCAGCGCTGGGGGGGACTGGAGGCCCCTGCTACACGAG GTGCAGTGGGTGGTGCAAAGGTTGCCGTGCCGACAGGTCCAACCCCTTTGGATTCAACCCCTCCAGGAGGTGGCCCCCACCCCCTGACAGGCCAGGAGGAAGCCAGGGCTGTGGAGAAGGAAAAACCCAAGGCTCGATCGGAGGACTCAGGGCTTGATGGTGTGGTGGCCCGCACCCCCTTGGAGCATGTAGCCCCAAAGCCAGAACCACACTTGGCCTCG CCCAAACCCACATGTATGGTGCCTCCAATGCCTCATAGTCCAGTGAGTGGAGATAGTGTGGAGGAGGacgaagaggaagagaagaaggtgtGCCTGCCAGGCTTTACTGGCCTTGTCAACTTAGGGAACACGTGTTTCATGAATAGTGTCATTCAGTCTCTATCCAACACTCGGGAACTTCGTGACTTCTTCCATG ACCGATCCTTTGAAGCTGAGATTAACTACAATAACCCGCTGGGGACTGGTGGGCGTCTGGCCATTGGCTTTGCTGTGCTGCTCCGGGCCCTGTGGAAGGGCACTCACCAGGCCTTCCAGCCCTCCAAGCTAAAG GCCATTGTAGCAAGCAAGGCCAGCCAATTCACAGGCTATGCACAGCACGATGCCCAAGAGTTCATGGCTTTCTTGTTGGATGGGctgcatgaagacctgaatcGGATTCAAAACAAACCCTACACAGAGACCGTGGATTCAGACGGGCGGCCTGATGAG GTTGTAGCTGAGGAGGCATGGCAGCGGCACAAGATGAGGAATGACTCGTTCATTGTGGACCTGTTTCAGGGCCAGTACAAATCAAAGCtggtgtgtcctgtgtgtgccaAG GTCTCCATCACTTTTGACCCATTCCTTTATCTGCCGGTACCCTTGCCACAAAAGCAAAAGGTTCTCCCCATATTTTATTTCGCCAGGGAGCCCCACAGCAAACCCATCAAG TTCCTGGTGAGCGTTAGCAAGGAGAACTCCAGTGCAAGTGAAGTTTTGGATTCCCTCTCTCAGAGTGTCCACGTGAAGCCTGAAAACCTGCGCCTGGCTGAG GTAATTAAGAACCGTTTCCACCGTGTTTTCCTGCCCTCCCACTCACTGGACGCTGTGTCCCCAACGGACGTGCTCCTCTGCTTTGAGCTGCTATCCCCAGAGCTGGCTAAGGAGCGGGTAGTGGTGCTAGAGGTGCAGCAG CGCCCCCAGGTACCCAGCATCCCTATCTCCAAGTGCGCAGCCTGCCAGCGGAAGCAGCAGTCAGAAGATGAAAAACTGAAGCGTTGTACCCGTTGCTACCGTGTGGGCTACTGCAACCA gTTCTGCCAGAAAACCCATTGGCCTGACCACAAAGGCCTCTGCCGCCCTGAGAACATTGGCTACCCATTCCTGGTCAGTGTTCCTGCTTCACGCCTCACTTATGCCCGTCTTGCTCAGCTACTAGAAGGTTATGCCCG GTACTCTGTGAGTGTATTCCAACCGCCCTTCCAGCCTGGCCGCATGGCTTTGGAATCGCAGAGCCCTGGCTGTACCACGTTGCTTTCAGGCAGCTCTCTGGAGGCTGGGGATAGTGAAAGAGAACCCTTTCAGCCTTCTGAGCTCCAGTTGGTGACTGCTGTGGCCGAGGGTGACACAGGGGCTCACCGCTTGTGGCCCCCTGCGGAGCGGGGTCCTGTGCCTAGCACTAGTGGAATTTCTTCAGAGATGCTGGCCAGTGGGCCTATTGAAGACTGTTCCTTGCTTGCTGGTGAGAGGGTGTCTCGGCCTGAAG CTGCTGTGCCTGGGTACCAGCACTCAAGTGAATCTATGAATACCCACACACCCCagttcttcatctataaaattgaTGCATCAAACCGTGAACAGCGGCTTGAGGACAAAG GGGAGACACCATTGGAGCTAGGTGATGACTGTAGCCTGGCTCTGGTGTGGCGGAACAATGAACGCCTGCAGGAGTTTGTGTTGGTGGCCTCCAAGGAGCTGGAGTGTGCTGAAGATCCAGGCTCCGCTGGGGAGGCTGCCCGTGCTGGCCACTTCACCCTGGACCAGTGCCTCAACCTCTTCACACGACCTGAAGTACTGGCACCTGAGGAGGCCTG GTACTGCCCACAGTGCAAACAGCATCGGGAGGCCTCCAAACAGCTGCTCTTGTGGCGCCTACCGAATGTGCTCATTGTGCAGCTCAAGCGCTTCTCCTTTCGTAGTTTCATTTGGCGAGACAAGATCAATGACTTGGTGGAGTTTCCTGTTCG GAACCTGGACTTGAGCAAGTTCTGTATTGGTCAGAAAGAGGAGCAGCTGCCTAGCTATGACCTGTATGCTGTCATCAACCACTATGGAGGCATGATCGGTGGCCACTATACTGCCTGTGCACGGCTGCCCAATGATCGCAGTAGCCAGCGCAGTGACGTGG GCTGGCGCTTGTTTGATGACAGCACGGTGACAACAGTAGATGAGAGCCAGGTCGTGACGCGCTATGCCTATGTTCTCTTCTACCGTCGGCGGAACTCTCCTGTGGAGAGACCCCCCAGGGCAGGTCACTCTGAACACCACCCAGACCTAGGCCCTGCAGCTGAGGCTGCTGCCAGCCAG GCTTCCCGGATTTGGCAGGAGCTCGAGGCCGAGGAGGAGATGGTACCCGAGGGGCCTGGGCCTCTGGGTCCTTGGGGGCCCCAAGACTGGGTGGGGCCCCCGCCACGTGGCCCTACCACACCAGACGAGGGCTGCCTCCGATACTTTGTCCTGGGTACCGTGGCGGCTTTGGTGGCCCTTGTGCTCAACGTATTCTATCCTCTGGTATCTCAGAGTCGCTGGAGATGA
- the Usp19 gene encoding ubiquitin carboxyl-terminal hydrolase 19 isoform X5, whose translation MSAGASAAGPRRGPPGLEEATSKKKQKDRANQESKDGDPGRVSIPRKEPTKDVELLLDWRQSADEVIVKLRVGTGPVRLEEVDAAFTDTDCVVRLPDGRQWGGVFFAEIQSSCAKVQARKGGLLQLALPKKVPLLTWPSLLKKPLGTQELVPGLRCQENGQELSPIALEPGSEPRRAKQEARNQKRAQGRGEVGSGAGPGAQAGPSAKRAVHLRRGPEGEGSMDGPGPQGDAPSFLSDSATQVEAEEQLHVPPVTPQTSLLGSEKNLALLTVEKTVSPRNDPVAPVMVRNRDHEKDDHIKEEMAVGADSAALVEEPESMVNLAFVKNDSYEKGPDSVVVHVYVKEIRRDTSRVLFREQDFTLIFQTRDGNFLRLHPGCGPHTIFRWQVKLRNLIEPEQCTFCFTASRIDICLRKRQSQRWGGLEAPATRVGGAKVAVPTGPTPLDSTPPGGGPHPLTGQEEARAVEKEKPKARSEDSGLDGVVARTPLEHVAPKPEPHLASPKPTCMVPPMPHSPVSGDSVEEDEEEEKKVCLPGFTGLVNLGNTCFMNSVIQSLSNTRELRDFFHDRSFEAEINYNNPLGTGGRLAIGFAVLLRALWKGTHQAFQPSKLKAIVASKASQFTGYAQHDAQEFMAFLLDGLHEDLNRIQNKPYTETVDSDGRPDEVVAEEAWQRHKMRNDSFIVDLFQGQYKSKLVCPVCAKVSITFDPFLYLPVPLPQKQKVLPIFYFAREPHSKPIKFLVSVSKENSSASEVLDSLSQSVHVKPENLRLAEVIKNRFHRVFLPSHSLDAVSPTDVLLCFELLSPELAKERVVVLEVQQRPQVPSIPISKCAACQRKQQSEDEKLKRCTRCYRVGYCNQFCQKTHWPDHKGLCRPENIGYPFLVSVPASRLTYARLAQLLEGYARYSVSVFQPPFQPGRMALESQSPGCTTLLSGSSLEAGDSEREPFQPSELQLVTAVAEGDTGAHRLWPPAERGPVPSTSGISSEMLASGPIEDCSLLAGERVSRPEAAVPGYQHSSESMNTHTPQFFIYKIDASNREQRLEDKGETPLELGDDCSLALVWRNNERLQEFVLVASKELECAEDPGSAGEAARAGHFTLDQCLNLFTRPEVLAPEEAWYCPQCKQHREASKQLLLWRLPNVLIVQLKRFSFRSFIWRDKINDLVEFPVRNLDLSKFCIGQKEEQLPSYDLYAVINHYGGMIGGHYTACARLPNDRSSQRSDVGWRLFDDSTVTTVDESQVVTRYAYVLFYRRRNSPVERPPRAGHSEHHPDLGPAAEAAASQASRIWQELEAEEEMVPEGPGPLGPWGPQDWVGPPPRGPTTPDEGCLRYFVLGTVAALVALVLNVFYPLVSQSRWR comes from the exons ATGTCTGCCGGGGCCAGTGCTGCAGGCCCCAGGAGGGGGCCTCCAGGATTAGAAGAGGCCACTAgtaagaagaaacagaaggatcgAGCAAACCAGGAGAGTAAAGATGGAGATCCTGGGAGAG TGTCCATCCCTCGAAAGGAGCCGACCAAAGATG TAGAACTGTTGCTCGATTGGAGGCAGAGTGCAGATGAGGTGATTGTTAAGCTGCGGGTGGGAACAGGTCCTGTGCGTCTGGAGGAAGTAGATGCCGCTTTCACAGACACGGACTGTGTGGTGAGGCTTCCAG ATGGTCGGCAATGGGGTGGTGTCTTCTTTGCTGAAATACAAAGTTCTTGCGCCAAAGTACAGGCTCGCAAGGGTGGTCTTCTGCAGTTAGCACTACCCAAGAAGGTGCCTCTGCTCACATGGCCCTCTCTCCTG AAGAAACCACTAGGGACCCAAGAGCTGGTGCCAGGGTTGCGGTGCCAGGAGAATGGGCAAGAGCTGTCTCCCATTGCCCTGGAGCCAGGCTCTGAGCCTCGCAGAGCTAAACAGGAAGCCCGAAACCAGAAGCGGGCCCAGGGCCGTGGTGAGGTAGGCTCAGGGGCTGGCCCTGGGGCACAGGCAGGGCCCAGTGCCAAGAGGGCTGTTCATCTCCGCAGAGGGCCAGAAGGGGAAGGGTCCATGGATGGCCCTGGCCCCCAGGGTGATGCCCCATCCTTCCTGTCTGACTCAGCTACCCAG GTTGAGGCTGAGGAGCAGCTCCATGTTCCACCAGTGACCCCTCAAACAAGTCTCTTGGGCTCAGAGAAGAATTTAGCCCTTCTGACAGTAGAGAAGACAGTGTCCCCCAGGAATGACCCAGTCGCCCCGGTCATGGTCCGGAACAGAGACCATGAGAAAGACGACCACATCAAAGAGGAGATGGCAGTTGGAGCTGATTCTGCAGCCTTAGTGGAGG AACCAGAGTCTATGGTGAACCTGGCATTTGTCAAGAATGACTCGTATGAGAAGGGTCCGGattcagtggtggtgcacgtgtATGTGAAGGAGATCCGCAGAGACACCTCTCGAGTACTTTTCCGAGAGCAGGACTTCACGCTGATCTTCCAGACCAG GGATGGAAACTTTCTGAGGCTGCATCCGGGCTGTGGGCCCCACACCATCTTCCGCTGGCAGGTGAAGCTCAG GAACTTGATTGAACCAGAGCAGTGTACGTTCTGTTTCACGGCCTCTCGAATCGATATCTGCCTCCGGAAGCGGCAGAGTCAGCGCTGGGGGGGACTGGAGGCCCCTGCTACACGAG TGGGTGGTGCAAAGGTTGCCGTGCCGACAGGTCCAACCCCTTTGGATTCAACCCCTCCAGGAGGTGGCCCCCACCCCCTGACAGGCCAGGAGGAAGCCAGGGCTGTGGAGAAGGAAAAACCCAAGGCTCGATCGGAGGACTCAGGGCTTGATGGTGTGGTGGCCCGCACCCCCTTGGAGCATGTAGCCCCAAAGCCAGAACCACACTTGGCCTCG CCCAAACCCACATGTATGGTGCCTCCAATGCCTCATAGTCCAGTGAGTGGAGATAGTGTGGAGGAGGacgaagaggaagagaagaaggtgtGCCTGCCAGGCTTTACTGGCCTTGTCAACTTAGGGAACACGTGTTTCATGAATAGTGTCATTCAGTCTCTATCCAACACTCGGGAACTTCGTGACTTCTTCCATG ACCGATCCTTTGAAGCTGAGATTAACTACAATAACCCGCTGGGGACTGGTGGGCGTCTGGCCATTGGCTTTGCTGTGCTGCTCCGGGCCCTGTGGAAGGGCACTCACCAGGCCTTCCAGCCCTCCAAGCTAAAG GCCATTGTAGCAAGCAAGGCCAGCCAATTCACAGGCTATGCACAGCACGATGCCCAAGAGTTCATGGCTTTCTTGTTGGATGGGctgcatgaagacctgaatcGGATTCAAAACAAACCCTACACAGAGACCGTGGATTCAGACGGGCGGCCTGATGAG GTTGTAGCTGAGGAGGCATGGCAGCGGCACAAGATGAGGAATGACTCGTTCATTGTGGACCTGTTTCAGGGCCAGTACAAATCAAAGCtggtgtgtcctgtgtgtgccaAG GTCTCCATCACTTTTGACCCATTCCTTTATCTGCCGGTACCCTTGCCACAAAAGCAAAAGGTTCTCCCCATATTTTATTTCGCCAGGGAGCCCCACAGCAAACCCATCAAG TTCCTGGTGAGCGTTAGCAAGGAGAACTCCAGTGCAAGTGAAGTTTTGGATTCCCTCTCTCAGAGTGTCCACGTGAAGCCTGAAAACCTGCGCCTGGCTGAG GTAATTAAGAACCGTTTCCACCGTGTTTTCCTGCCCTCCCACTCACTGGACGCTGTGTCCCCAACGGACGTGCTCCTCTGCTTTGAGCTGCTATCCCCAGAGCTGGCTAAGGAGCGGGTAGTGGTGCTAGAGGTGCAGCAG CGCCCCCAGGTACCCAGCATCCCTATCTCCAAGTGCGCAGCCTGCCAGCGGAAGCAGCAGTCAGAAGATGAAAAACTGAAGCGTTGTACCCGTTGCTACCGTGTGGGCTACTGCAACCA gTTCTGCCAGAAAACCCATTGGCCTGACCACAAAGGCCTCTGCCGCCCTGAGAACATTGGCTACCCATTCCTGGTCAGTGTTCCTGCTTCACGCCTCACTTATGCCCGTCTTGCTCAGCTACTAGAAGGTTATGCCCG GTACTCTGTGAGTGTATTCCAACCGCCCTTCCAGCCTGGCCGCATGGCTTTGGAATCGCAGAGCCCTGGCTGTACCACGTTGCTTTCAGGCAGCTCTCTGGAGGCTGGGGATAGTGAAAGAGAACCCTTTCAGCCTTCTGAGCTCCAGTTGGTGACTGCTGTGGCCGAGGGTGACACAGGGGCTCACCGCTTGTGGCCCCCTGCGGAGCGGGGTCCTGTGCCTAGCACTAGTGGAATTTCTTCAGAGATGCTGGCCAGTGGGCCTATTGAAGACTGTTCCTTGCTTGCTGGTGAGAGGGTGTCTCGGCCTGAAG CTGCTGTGCCTGGGTACCAGCACTCAAGTGAATCTATGAATACCCACACACCCCagttcttcatctataaaattgaTGCATCAAACCGTGAACAGCGGCTTGAGGACAAAG GGGAGACACCATTGGAGCTAGGTGATGACTGTAGCCTGGCTCTGGTGTGGCGGAACAATGAACGCCTGCAGGAGTTTGTGTTGGTGGCCTCCAAGGAGCTGGAGTGTGCTGAAGATCCAGGCTCCGCTGGGGAGGCTGCCCGTGCTGGCCACTTCACCCTGGACCAGTGCCTCAACCTCTTCACACGACCTGAAGTACTGGCACCTGAGGAGGCCTG GTACTGCCCACAGTGCAAACAGCATCGGGAGGCCTCCAAACAGCTGCTCTTGTGGCGCCTACCGAATGTGCTCATTGTGCAGCTCAAGCGCTTCTCCTTTCGTAGTTTCATTTGGCGAGACAAGATCAATGACTTGGTGGAGTTTCCTGTTCG GAACCTGGACTTGAGCAAGTTCTGTATTGGTCAGAAAGAGGAGCAGCTGCCTAGCTATGACCTGTATGCTGTCATCAACCACTATGGAGGCATGATCGGTGGCCACTATACTGCCTGTGCACGGCTGCCCAATGATCGCAGTAGCCAGCGCAGTGACGTGG GCTGGCGCTTGTTTGATGACAGCACGGTGACAACAGTAGATGAGAGCCAGGTCGTGACGCGCTATGCCTATGTTCTCTTCTACCGTCGGCGGAACTCTCCTGTGGAGAGACCCCCCAGGGCAGGTCACTCTGAACACCACCCAGACCTAGGCCCTGCAGCTGAGGCTGCTGCCAGCCAG GCTTCCCGGATTTGGCAGGAGCTCGAGGCCGAGGAGGAGATGGTACCCGAGGGGCCTGGGCCTCTGGGTCCTTGGGGGCCCCAAGACTGGGTGGGGCCCCCGCCACGTGGCCCTACCACACCAGACGAGGGCTGCCTCCGATACTTTGTCCTGGGTACCGTGGCGGCTTTGGTGGCCCTTGTGCTCAACGTATTCTATCCTCTGGTATCTCAGAGTCGCTGGAGATGA